The window CTGATTCAATGGGGCTATGCTAAAAAACTAAGCGTATGCTTCCGAAGACAGTTTTTCCGAAGCTGATTCAATGGGGCTATGCTAAAAAACTTTTAGGAGGTTGTATCATGTACTTAATCCGGCGCCTGCTTTCGTGGAGAATTTCAAATCCAGTTCTGTCGGGTTTATGCCGATCGTTTATGTGGATGCTCGCAGGGGCATTTATTCTCTCACTCCTGCTGTGGGGCAGCGGCCTTAAGGAACAGGACCTTACAATGTATACTTATATTGTCCACGGTATTGCTGCCGCATTCGGCGGTCTTACAGCCGGAAGCAGAGCC of the Paenibacillus pedocola genome contains:
- a CDS encoding TIGR04086 family membrane protein, with the protein product MYLIRRLLSWRISNPVLSGLCRSFMWMLAGAFILSLLLWGSGLKEQDLTMYTYIVHGIAAAFGGLTAGSRAASKGWYQGALTGIFYGAIVLLVGFLALDSSPAGIDGLWILAAAAIGALGGMFGVNLQKS